The Methylobacterium durans nucleotide sequence AGGGCCGGCCCTATCAGCTGAAGACCAACTACGGAGCCGATCTCGCAATCTTCAAGGGCGTACAGGTCGGTGAGGAGCAGCGGCTGACCCGGGGCGGCATCGGCGTATTCGAGCTCGCCGGCCGCTTCAGCTTCCTCGACCTCAAGGACGGCGGGATTCGGGGTGGCGTCGAGCGCAACTGGACGGCGGGTCTGAACTGGTACCCTGACAGGAACATTCGCTTGATGGCCAACTACATTTACGCGAGTGCGAAGGGCTCACCCGCCGTCGACCGCAGGGACATCGAGGCGGACATCGCCGAGTTTCGGCTGCAGCTCTATTGGTAGTCCCGGAAGAGCGAGGTCGCTTTCCCAGCGCCTCGAGCGCGACGGGCTTGCCGGTCTCGATACGCGCCGCGGTCGCCTTGCGGAGCGATGCGTGACGGCGACGCGATCGCGTGGAACCCGGTCGGTGCCAGATGCGCGACGCTCTCGCGCTCGAGCCAGAGCTGCGCTGCTGCGTGCATGTACCGCTGGGCCGTCCGGACCAAGAAGCCCATCTCAGCCCGAACCCACCTCAGAAAGAGGCCGTGCTCGGCCCTCGCCTTAACGGCGAGGAGATCCCGACCGGTGGACAGGACGTCCGTCTCCAAGCTCCCCCTGTACCGCTCCACGGCTGCCATGACCTCCTTAGCGGCCGCATCATTATCTGCTCGTAGTCGAAATAATCGCCAGGTGCGGCATCGATTTTCCTCAGCAGTTCCATGTCTCGTCTCCTGCCGACCAAACTCCGACACTTTACTGGCAACCTGCCGAGTCGTACCGTGCCAAGTAATATTTGATTTCGCCGAGAAATTGTGGCGGCCATGTGGGGCGGTAGAGAGGGTGGGTCGATGAAGCAGACGTCCCTATCGTCGGCTGTGTTCGCGGCGGCGTGTGTCGTCGCCTTGTTGCCTGTCGCGGCGGGAAGCGCCGACGACGACGGCTCTCCGATCTTCGGCGTCAAGCTTCCGGCGGGATATCGCGACTGGCAGCTGATCAGCGTGGCCCACGAAGCCGGCAATCTCAACGATCTGCGCGCCATTCTCGGTAACGAGATCGCGGTCAAAGCCTACCGGGAGGGGACGCGTCCTTTCCCGGACGGTGCGATCATCGCAAGGTTGGCCTGGAAGTATGTGGCGTCGGACGAGAACAACGCGATCTTCGGCCAAGTCCAGTCGTTCGTTCCCGGACCTGCCACGAACATCCAGTTCAGCGTCAAGGACTCGAAGAAGTACGCCGAGACGGGCGGTTGGGGCTACGGCCAGTTCGAGGATGGCAAGCCGAACCGCAGCGAGGCACTAATGAACACCTGCTTCCCCTGTCATGCCCGCGTGAACAAGCCGGACGATTTCGTCTTCACGCGTTACGCACCCTGAGGCACCGGCGGCAGATCGAACAAGCGCTGCGAATGCCTGCAGGACGCGTTGCCGATGCCGGAAACGAAGACCCGACATCGGCCAGTCTGTCCCTGGAGAACGGGCGGGAACGAGCGGGGACGGCTGAGCATGCTCGGCCGCCTCCGATCGAAGCCGCAGGATGCGTCGACCATCAGTAGGCCGGCACGTCGAAGTGGGCGCCCCACACGTTGATCTGGCGGGTGGGCGCAGAGACAGACGCGGAGGGCTGAGCTACCGAGACGTTGCCGTTCACGGAGCTATAGGCGCGGGGCACGCTGCGGGCCACCGGAACCAGATTGTCGTAGGAGGACGGCGCACCGATGGCAGGGCCACTGACGGGAGCGTTCGGGACCTCGAAGCGGGCTCCCCAGGCGTTGATCGTGTGGGTGCCTTCGGCGAGAGCCGGACCGGCGGTGCCGGCGAGCAGGGCGAGAGCGAAAACGAGATTGCGGGTCATGGTAGATCTCCATCGAGTTGGCGGCGCCAAGGCCGGTCGCCGATGGAGATGAATTTATAGATCTGCCCCACATCCGTAACTTGTACGTCCGGCTTTATTTGGAGTACTTGGGTGCGACGAGATCATACAAAGGTTTTTTCCCGTCGGCCGGCAGCCTATCACCAGCTGAGCTATCCCGTGTCCCCGAAGGCCGCCGACCCCGAAATGACGTCCGGCTATCCATCCGAACTCCTTCCCTGCATCGCCGGCACGACGGCGACCGCAACTGGCATGTGGGACCGGATTGCCATATGCGCCTGCTCCCATGACGATCGTCACCCTCGACCGCCTCATTCCCGGGTCTCTCGTGCCCTTCGGTGGCACACGTGCAGCCGTGATCACGCCGGAGCTCGCGGAGCGCTTCCGGAAAGGAGATCACCTGCTCGTTCTACAGGAGACCGGCAATCTCCTGCATATCCCAGCGGCTCAGATGGCCCTGGCGACCACCGCAGTGGATCGGGCCCACGCCGCCTTTCGGGCAATGTCGGCCGTCCCGGATCAGGCGATCGACCGGTTCTTCGACCGCTTCGCCGCGTTCCTGGAGGATTCTTCGATCTGGAGCGTGATTGCAGAGGCCAACCGGCTCGACGCGGAGCGCGCGCAGAGCAGCGGCCGCTCGATTACGCGCCTCGTCGCAACCGAGCGGATGCGGCAGGACATGATCGCTGGCCTGCGCGCGTGGCGAGATCTTGGGACGACGCGCGGCTGCGTCGTGGAACGCATCGTTCATCCCGGATGGACGATCGAGCAGGTAGCTGCGCCGCTCGGTGTGGTCGGCTTCGTCTTCGAGGGACGTCCGAACGTCCTCTCCGATGCAGCCGGGGTCCTGCGCACCGGCAACACGGCCGTCTTCCGCATCGGCAGCGACGCGCTCGGCACGGCGCAGGCCATCATGCGGCATGCCCTCGCTCCGGCTCTGCTGGAGGCCGGACTTCCGCCCGGAGCCATCTCCCTCGTCGAGAGTCCCGAGCGCTCGGCTGGCTGGGCGCTCTTCGCGGATCGGCGCCTCTCCCTGGCGGTGGCGCGCGGTTCGGGACAGGCCGTAGCCCAGCTCGGAAGTGTCGCCCGGCAGGCCGGAACCGCCGTCAGCCTGCATGGGACGGGCGGAGCGTGGATGGTGGCGGACCACGATGCGGATCCGGAGCGCTTCGCCGCGGCGGTCGAGGCCTCGCTGGACCGGAAGGTCTGCAACACCCTGAACGTCTGCTGCATCCATCGGGCGCGGGTGTCCGATCTCGTGCCGGTCTTTCTGGCGGCGCTGGAGGCTGCCGGGCGATCTCGGGGCACGGCTGCAAGCTCCACGTAGTGGCCGGTGACGAGGCCGTTCTACCGTCCGCGTGGCAGGCCGCCACCGTCTGGGTTCGGCGGGCCGAGGGCGAACGCGTCGAGCCGCTGACGGAAATCCAGCCGGAGCATGATCTCGGCCGCGAATGGGAGTGGGAGGACACGCCCGAGGTCAGCCTGAAGATCGTGGACGATCTCGATCATGCAGTAGCGCTGTTCAACCGCTACAGCCCGCAATTCGTGGCCTCGCT carries:
- a CDS encoding aldehyde dehydrogenase family protein, with protein sequence MTIVTLDRLIPGSLVPFGGTRAAVITPELAERFRKGDHLLVLQETGNLLHIPAAQMALATTAVDRAHAAFRAMSAVPDQAIDRFFDRFAAFLEDSSIWSVIAEANRLDAERAQSSGRSITRLVATERMRQDMIAGLRAWRDLGTTRGCVVERIVHPGWTIEQVAAPLGVVGFVFEGRPNVLSDAAGVLRTGNTAVFRIGSDALGTAQAIMRHALAPALLEAGLPPGAISLVESPERSAGWALFADRRLSLAVARGSGQAVAQLGSVARQAGTAVSLHGTGGAWMVADHDADPERFAAAVEASLDRKVCNTLNVCCIHRARVSDLVPVFLAALEAAGRSRGTAASST
- a CDS encoding cytochrome P460 family protein gives rise to the protein MKQTSLSSAVFAAACVVALLPVAAGSADDDGSPIFGVKLPAGYRDWQLISVAHEAGNLNDLRAILGNEIAVKAYREGTRPFPDGAIIARLAWKYVASDENNAIFGQVQSFVPGPATNIQFSVKDSKKYAETGGWGYGQFEDGKPNRSEALMNTCFPCHARVNKPDDFVFTRYAP